The Cyprinus carpio isolate SPL01 chromosome A3, ASM1834038v1, whole genome shotgun sequence genomic interval GGTAGTGAAAGCGCAGTTGGAGACAAGAGTGTATTTTGGGTTAATAAGCTTGAGTGCTGTGGTGGCTGAGGGAAGTAAAGTGGGTACTGCTTGAGGGAGGAAATCAGGTTCAGGCTCACTGCTTAGATTAATCTTGCTCAGGCACACTCCATTAGACATCACATACATGTCCTGAAACAATGAGTCAAATGTGTCGACTGCTTGGCCAGTGAGAACCGTAATGAGATTTCTGTCCAGTCTTGAGGCAGACCACGTGaaactgacagtaaagaacacatttttaattgtaataattatgtaaattaacGTATTTATGGATGCATTTAGAATGTACTAGAATCATTAATTAGGTTAGGTCTAATCTTGTTAAACTGGGTTGACCAGACTAACCTATATGACCCTGAGACTGCTTTGTATCCGTCAATAAACATGAACTTCTGGCTTTGGCTTCCACACACTCTCTTTGAGGATCGACTGAAAAATTCTGCCCCTCTGATGCTGCGCACTCTCATGTTCTGATGGAAAAGCAAAGTTTAGTATGTTTAACTAATGTGTGGATGAAAAAAAGAGATGATACTTTCCTGCCTGGAGGAATGAGAAACCAATGAAATTAATCTATCAACAGGGTTTTATGTGTACCAAGAGAGTTAATCGACAGGATTAATAACCAAAGATGACCTATTAAGAGTCTGcaaatgccttttatttttaagacatcGATTCTGACACACTTTGTTTATGTCAGTGAGCCTGGCCAAGCAAAGTGGGTGACTTGAGTTCATCAATAAAAGTTTATTAGTATATGATCACATTAGAAAGTAACCACATCATATGTCACATATGTAATGTATTCACGCATTTGTGCATTGATGGTAATCTGAGACTACTGCACTGAGCCTGTTGTGGTCATCCAGTCTTAATCACTATTCATAGtcagtatttagattttctttttgtgGGGAACAAGAGCTGTTTACTATCCACCAATTTTCTGTGGTGCCTTTAGGTGATACACATACAGAAGCTAATATCTCTATTCAAGTCAAGTGATAGAAAATGTATATAACAGAATATCTAAATTTATTGTAGTAAATACACTTCTAATGTTTTAtagatttgtaaaataaaaatagtattttattgtgtATAAATACTACATACATTTAATTTCTAACAAATTCCTTGCCATCACTGATAGAGTTTAAGAGTCTATGTCATTTcaaaaatgtgctgcaaatataCCTATCATCAGCAGAAATCTGTTTCTGTTTCTAAACAAAAGTGACAAAGAGTCATAAGTGCTCACAGTTGCTCCAGGCTGTTTGGAAAATTAGACTTTCTGATTTGCATGTTCCAAAAGTTATCTCTCAGTTACTTGCTTCTGCTCATTAAACTGCAGGCTTTTAATAATCTGATGTTTATTTTCTgctaataaatcattaataaatcatcTTAAATTGCAACTCTTAACTGTGACATGCCTTTAGGTGTCCGGTGTGCATGCCTGCTTTCTCACACATTCTCAGGAAGTGCTTCACTCCGGTGGTCTCCAACATAATGTACACAGAAACCTTCCGCTTGTAGCTTGCATCCAGGAGATCTTTGAAAATGTCAATATCCGTGAACAAGTCCATGACAATTGCAATAACCTGCAAAGGGGGAGGTATTATTGAAAAAACAAGAACTAGGTGGCAAACAAAACCGTGTGATATCTGTCAAAAACAGACTGATAATGATAATGCACTGTGCACACAGATGAAAAAACGGGTCAAAATTATTCAAGCTGTATGAGctttgtgtaaaacctgatgatcatttCCTCCAGcatgattaaaacattttcaaaagaggATTTTGAGCTTCAATGGACGGAATATCTGATCATTTGTAAAGTCCATggcatttaatgtacatttttcaagatctgaaaaataatgtacacacacacacacacacacacacacacacacacacacacacatatacatatatatatatatatatatatatatatatatatataaagcctatatgatgttttacaattttactaATTCTAGAAGTCCAAAGTTTCAGCAGTGCCCAgccctacactctcagaaaaaaaggtacaaaagctgtcactggggtggtagtATCTTTTCAAAAattactaatatgtacctttaaggtaccaatatgtgACCTTTAGGCATAAATGaggtacaaacatgtaccttttaaaagggtactgccccagtgaaaacttttgtactttttttcttatagtgTGAAGACTGTTTTATGAGCTTGAGAACACATGGAGCTACGCAGGACTTTGTCTTTATTCACCAGAGGTGAGTcacaacaaaaatcacaaaatcataataatatataacattcatCCCCTACCTTTTGTGCTTGGGAGATCATTTTTCTAACGACCTCTTTAATATGTGACTGACCCTCATAAGGAGGCTGAGTGTACACTTGAACACGAGTTATTCCGCGGTAGGACGCCCGGTCCGGCCACCCGATGTCCAGCAGAGGGATCGAGAGGTCCGAGCGGTCAGGCCAGTACTGAAGGGAAACATCTTCCCCATCACTGTCGCCGAGCAGTTCAGCGTCAAAATCAGGGGAACCCGGGCAATACACCTCCAGAGTGTTGAGAATGCTCTCAAGTTCCAGGTCTGATAGAAAGCAGCGGATGTTGTTTGTTTGGATGTAGTCCTCATAGGCGTCCTGTCCGTCATGTATGAGTGTTTCCAGCGCGAGTCTCTGCTGCTCGCTGTAGAAGAACTCCGGCTTGGACTCGTTGGTGCGCAAGTGGATGTGATTGTCATCAAGGCACTGAACCTGTGACAGTGCCATTACCTGAGCTCAGCGGTATTTTTAACAGCATTCAAAATGGATTTGCGCATAATTGACTAGTTTAGTTCAACTATTTTAACCGACAAGATATATTATAGGCTACACAAAAGCCACATAGCCTACAGTGTAAGATCCGGTTGTCTCGCTTCTGCTCATCAGTTCATATTGTCAAGAATAGCCTACTAGTGTGTGTGGTCACGCACAGATGCAAGAGCAGGTAAACATGCACACCTCAACCACGTGTGACTCCACCCAATGGTAAGAGAAACCCAGCAAACTTTATGGTGTTATTCTGAGTGTTTACTAATCGCCGTTTAGTGGGGACAGTTTGAGAGGCAGTTTGAAGGTAAAATGAGCAGGAATGTCGTGCTAGACCAAGAAGTTTAAATTATGTATAGGCTACGTTAATGCAAAATACTTCATTttagaattgtttatttttgtaatggtGAAAAATGACCCAGAAAGGCGGTGTTTGAGCATTTCAGCGCTCACTGCTCCAAAACCTGTGGTTTTGAAAACAAAGAAGAAGTAGCCGAGATATAAAACCGCTATCAATGCATACTTGTCAAGAAAGTAATTAGTATTTGGACTCTAATATGTATTAATTGTGatgtgatgtgtattttttttcttaaaagttcATAAAATTGTCCCACAGCCACATGAAGTcttttgaatttgactttttttttttaaagaaccaacCACAAAAATAGTCTTCACTATTGAGGAGACTCTGTGtaatttatgctgtaaaatattaatattaatattaagtaaccacatatttactaataaaccataaagcagtagttcacttccaggataaaaaaaaaaaaaaatctttataattgACTCATGTCATCCAACATGTTCatatctttctgtcttcagttgaaaagaaatgaaggtttttgaggaaaacctTCCAGGATTTCAATGGTGACCAACGGTTTGAAGGTCCAAAttacagtttcaatgcagcttggAGGAAATGTTTATTCctgaagtgaactactcctttaaagcaatattctaaaatctaattttaaattcCAGAGAGAATccatggctgaaaaaaaaaaaaaaaaaaaaagaattccttTTAGAGTTTTTGGATTCAGTTGTACTTTGCACTGCAGCACATCAGAATGTCAAATAATGGAAGATGAAATATTCCGGAATGAGCTTTATAATTTCATGTCAAGTTTATTAATATCCTGGCTTAACCCAATAGCCATATTATGCTCTAACTGATGATTATTGACATGTACATTCATCTATTTTCCGTCATCATAATGGTAACATTTAcataatcaaaagaaaataagacAACAACAGTTATTAACAACATATACACAGAACAAAAGTGTAATAAATATAgcaattggtttaaaaaaaaaaggatctaaaTTCATAAGCAAAGTGCAGTGAAGAGATTGtattaatacaattcaaaatCTCCTTTTGCATTTTAATGGACAAAAGTATGCttggagttgttgtttttttgtttgttttttttttgtataatggtGCTTGATAGTTTAGGGCGTTTGGCTTAAAAAGCTGACAGGTGTCATCTTAGTGTCAACGGCATGATTATGTTTTAGTAACTGTGGCTAGATAAGTTAATTTCTGCCTGATTACttgtttcaaaatcattttcaaacttagCTTGATCCTTCATATCGTATTAAACCAATAAATGATGCTAACAATCGACTACTGATATTTacaaacagtgttgttattgtcctTCAGAGTCAGTGATAGGTGGGCTTGACGTACTCAGGTGGGAAAAATCCCACACGGCCGCGACAACAACCTTTCCAGCGCTGAGAATCTGAGCAGTCCAGCAGTTCTATGACATCACCCCGCAGGAAGTGCAGCTGGGAGTTGTGCTCTGGATTGTAGTCAAACAGGGCTTGTGCTTCATGGGGCCTCTGATGGGAAACAATAACAGACAAAGGTCATTATTGTTGTGCCTGCCTttacattttctacatttatgtccattttgatttcatacaTTATGGGCCTCTCCATTACGATTACACCTAAGATATTTTTTGTAGtttcataactgttaagtttgtTTTTCCTGATGTGAATTACATGTCATTTGGATAAATGCCAATCAAGTAATTGTTTAATTTACATGGAAAGTATGCTTGAAAAGCCTGACAAGGTTTctgaacatgtttattttttgttgctgtCAAAAAGTACAGCCGTATTTGTATGTGTTGTCTTACCTTTAATGTATGTTCTGTGTCCTTCAGATAAACAGTCCTTTCCTTTGCTATGCTGTGGGTCTTGTAGAAGTCCACCAGCTGGTTTAAGGAAGGAAAGATCTCCTCCCAAACGAAGTAATAGCCGTCTCTGTCCTTTAACACCTTGAAATGCTGTACATGATCCCCATAGCTGGACAGAGTAGACAGAAATTCAGAATAAGCACACAGCACTACAGAATATCAGAGAACTTATAAAATAAGCCCTCTaggatttcacacacacacacacacacacacacacacacacacacacacacacacacactttgataaaaaaatttttgtgtgtgtgtgtgtgtgtgtgtgtgtgtgtgtgtacaaccccaattccaaaaaagttgggaaactgtacaaatctcataaacctatattttattcacaatagaatatagataacatatcaaatgttgaaagtgagacattttgaaatgtcatgcaaaatattggctcattttggatttcatgagagctacacattccaaaaaagttgggaaaggtagcaataagaggccggaaaagttaaatgtacatataaggaacagctggaggaccaatttgcaacttattaggtcaattggcaacatgattgggtataaaaagagcctctcagagtgggagtatctctcagaagtcaagatgggcagaagatcaccaattcccccaatactgcggcgaaaaatagtggagcaatatcagaaaggaccTTCTCAGAGAAatattgcaaagagtttgaagttatcatcatctacagtgcataatatcatccaaagattcagagaatctggaacaatctctgtgtgtaaggatCAAGGccgaaaaaccatactggatgcccgtgatcttcgggcccttagacggcactgcatcacatacaggaatgctactgtaatggaaatcacaacatgggctcaggaatacttccagaaaacattgtcggtgaacacaatccaccgtgctattcgctgttgccggctaaaactctatagatcaaaaagaagccatatctaaacatgatccagaagcgcaggcattttctctgggccaaggttaatttaaaatggactgcggcaaagtggaaaactgttctgtggtcagacgaatcaaaatttgaagttctttttggaaaactgggacgccatgtcatctggactaaagaggacaagaacaacccaagttgttatcagcgctcagttcagaagcctgcatctctgatggtatggggttgcatgagtgtgtgtggcatgggcagcttacacatctggaaaggcaccatcaatgctgaaaggtatatccaagttctagaacaacaaatgctcccatccagacgtcgtctctttcagggaagaccttgcattttccaacatgacaatgccagacaacATACtgcaattacaacatcatggctgcgtagaagaaggatccgggcactgaaatggccagcctgcagtccagatcttttacccatagaaaacattcagcgcatcataaagagaaagatgcgacaaagaagacctaagacagttgagcaactagaagcctgtattagacaagaatgggacaacattcctattcctaaacttgagcaacttgtctcctcagtccccagatgtttgcagactgttataaaaagaagagggaatgccacacagtggtaaacatggccttgtcccaactattttgagatgtgttgatgccatgaactttaaaatcaaattttccccttaaaatgatacattttctcagtttaaacatttgatatgtcatctatgttgtattctgaataaaatattgaaatttgaaacttccacattgcattctgtttttattcacaatttgtacagtgtcccaacttttttggaattgggtttgtgtgtgtatatatatatttttttcagtcttttcattcttttcagtTAGTTGGCAATGcaacatttattaaatcaaatttttagtattttattttatttcagtgttatttcagtaatGATCTGTAAATGGAAACTATCTGTCAGAACAAAGGTTCTGCAACATTCCGTTTATTAATTGCAGTTCCATTGTgctacaaaacaaaattaatttaaaaatgtatacaattcaTTGTAATTGAAATATCAAACAGATTGGCAATTCTTAAAAAAaggcacacacactttttaactaaaacatttcacagaAAGAATTTGCTGGTTTTTGaacaatcatgaaaaaaaatcctctttttacattttaagatctGTAAACAGCTTTACTTAATGCAGGCCAAACATTTCACAACAGTTAGTCAGCATGTCttccaaataaatgtttctttagttGCATTAGGGTAGAGGCTCTGCAAATATTCTTTTCAAAGTGctgataacatttaaataattcagtgtTTGAAACAGCAGAATTTCTTTCAACTTTCTTTTGACCACCTGTCTAAAGATGAATTGCgctttatgaatattaaataataaaaatctatttgtCACTCAGTTTACCTGACAACCAAGTGCCAAGACTTGCTCATTTTTAGAAAGTGAAAACCCTAGAGcttgcatttaaataaacctAAAAGCTTGTGACTGTCAATGTGAAATACTGTACTTCCTCAAAAGATTCTTCAAAGTTAGATGGTAGATGCTTCATAATGCAGTGCTATTTATAAGCTGATTAAACTAGTCACAAGCACAAGTCTTGAATTGAGTCACGAATATGGTTGttgtaacagaaataaattctagCAAAGTTAATCCACTTTGATGGTTTGATGGTTTCAGTGCATTATATGCTGGTGATGGGGGTTTAGGGGATGGGTGAGAACAGAAGCTGtaattaaatatactgtagatgTGCATGATTTGGTGGTTCGTCAGCAAAACCTGTCATTTCTCTCAGCCGTCAGTGTCATTGACAATGACCTACATTCAGTGCTTATAGACCTTCAAAACTTTTGTGGTTTGTAGCAAGGCAGGTACATCTTGCATGTGTTGAAAAAACAGCAAATGGCTGTGGAACGTTGCATTACTGCTGTAACAAAGCTGTTTCTTTTGAATCACCGTGAATGAtagtttaatcattttatttagtgaACAGCCCAGGGGAATCTTTAGCTCTCCAATGCAGGATTACCTGCTTGCTGGCATTCTCTCCTTTCATTGAAGATGAATGGCAGGCCAAAATATTCTGCTTTGTAATCATTAGcaacatagtaaaaaaaaaacgaggttgttctggatggttactaatgtgttgctaggtggttgctaaggtgttatgggtggttgctaataCCTGGGAGTCTAGGTGTTGATAGATTGCTCTGGGTActttctagggcattgctagatTTTTATTGTTGGCCAGACAAAAAAAGTCCAATCACTTAGAAATAAACTAGCACTTCTTTTTTCAACAAGACCTACTTTTAAGGTATtatgtatgtacgtatgtattaaaaaatgtgaaagacAAGTTACACTTGAAGACTTTAATACTTAGGATTAGGAGTTTGGACTTTCAGTAGTAATATGTTTGCTTTAGCaattgcaaataaatgtatatagtaTACTTTATTATATGCATAGAAGGATGTCATTGCAATGGTCATTTAAACCATCTAAACTTGTTTCGTGGATAAGTCAGTCAGTGCCCCACTTTAAGACGGAGTACATGGTTCAATAGACATTTCACAGCTGAGTTACCTTCACCAATCTTCATTCGGCCAAGTGGAGTGACAAAACCTGTGGCACAGGGCCTTTgtacacactcagaaaaaaaaaaggtacaacgATGTCACTGGGGCGGGCCCTGAGGTCAGGACCCTGAGGTCAGGACCTGTTCTAGATGTTTGGAGGCAAAATTCATGTTGAaggccccccaccccccaaaaaagcacTTGAAAGAAATATGATTcctaacctttttatttatacaacatttcattttattttttgtatatttttacttttacagtatcggtcaaaagtttggacacattactatttttaatatttttgaaagtctcttatgctcatcaagcctggatttatttgatcaaaaatacagaaaatattgtgaaatattattacaatttaaaataatggttttctattttactatagcctactttaaaatataatctatttctgtgatgtgaagctgaattttcatcagccatcaCTCCACTCACAtgatgatccctcagaaatcattgtaatatgctggtttattattaatgttagaaacatatgtgctgcttaatatttattgtataacctgtgatacttttttaaggatttaaaaatagtaatgtatccaaacttttgaccggtactgTATGTAGGCTGcattttaatcaaactttatctaAGGTAATCTTTATCTAAAGTAAAGACGATCACTAAGCAGAAAAGAAGTTAATTTCTACTCAGGCGAAACTGAAATTAAGTGTTAAGTTAGAACAGTAATGTGATCATCAGCAGAATCTGAGGTacttttttgaaacattaaaaaaaaacattttttttttacgtctggGCACTCTTTTAATCTCATAATAAAGCATCCAGGAATTACTCTGATCGACAGAACAGGTTTATTTTTAGAATACATTGCAATCACTCCAAAATAGATGATGAAAACTCACACACCTGCATTAGGAGCTATTAGCCTTTTGTTTTTGCAGCACCTGAAGAACGTATTTGCTACGGCAAACATTCAGAAGTTGGGACCCACTTTGAAAGGGCAACATTAATTGGTTTGATAAAAGATGAGTGACAATTCAACTATATCCAATTAACAATGAGGCTAGTATTTTGTTGCTTCTGCCTGGCTTGACTGGCGGTGGAGTAGCGTATAAGATAGCACCGGTGCTGAGGtgcaaaagctaaaaggtacatgtttgtacTTTATTTGTCCCTAATTGGTACACattattagtactttaaaaatgcatattagtaccttttgaaagagtactgccccagtgacaaacTGTAAAACTGATATCATACAAACATTGAaaacttttaatgaaaattagTACTTTTCTGCACAATAAACTTCCACTAAAAATACACCATTCAAATATATGAAGTCTGTaacatttagtgtttttaaaaaaagtctcttatgctcaccaatgttacatttatttgttaaaaaatacagttaaagctgtaatattgtgaaatattattacattttatttatttttttatttttatattttttgatgtgttattttttaatgttattgcaatgatttttttttagtatctattactccagtcatcagtgtcacattatacttcagaaattatttgaatatgcattttgtagcattatatGTGTATTATCTGTCACTTTAGagcaattttatgcatccttacAGAATataagtaatttctttaaaaaataaaaaaactattgacCGAGGTGTACATCACCCAGACTTTGTGTATAGTTTCTCAATTATGTCATGAAAGATATTAcagaatgatttgtttatatcttttttttttcattattattatttttattgtacatcTGTGCCAGTATTTTTGAgatttacaaaaagtaaaaaaaaaatgtataaaatactgctttctgaatttatattaaaatcaatgCAGGCTCCAAGCTTGAGTTGGCGACCAGACATAGATATCAACACTCAGcataaaatactcaaaaaaacatctttttttatatcttattgtCTCTTAAGGATGTCTTGCACAAGAAAAACACTTACACGGggaatttaattaatgaatatgtTGAAACCCAAAAAGAGGAAGCCGACATGGCCAGACATTTGTCATATCTGAAAAGCTCAGAATATCTTCTTAAAATGGTGGCATatattttctcagagaaaaaaaggaaCATGAGTACTGTGTAAAATGGAATAATCAGAGCACTTCTTATGGTCTCTTCCCATTAACCCAGTTCAAACCTTGATGGCATTGGACATTAATGCCCAAACTCATCAAAGATTTCCAGGCATTCACATTGCTCATTTTGCAATATGACCTTGATTTGTCACTTAACATTTTTTATGGACATTTAACTAAAATGCCAGCGTTAGATTTCATCGATCACATGGAGATCACACCTGTGTCAGTCTTATCAGTAATCTGTATCCACAGACAGCACTCTCTCGAGCAATGCATGCAGAGCTGCGTCACACATTAGCCCTGGACCTGCACACCAATCTCACAATATCCCAAGCCTATTCCCTTACACCTGAGGCCCGTACTCGCTCAAGACCGCAGTGCTGATTATCCCAGACAGGCTTGCACTCTGCCATCCAAACAAGAAGTATGTGTTATAATGAGCCGGACAGAATAATAATGTGATTCCAGCACCAGCGCACTTGatgaatttgaaatgaaatctCTGCTCCGACATAATACTTCATTGTACTTACATTTTCTTAAGCAGCAGGGGATATTGGCATCCTTGCAAAATAGGTCAGATGTGTTTTGATGGACcctatacttttttttccctcgtTATTAAATTTCTAGTTATGCTTTTATGAGGCAATGCAGCAAACAACAAATTACAGTGACCCCAACAACAGTGCAGTGAGCAGACTAGGCTAGGAAGGCTGGATGTGTCTTACCTGACCGACATGGAGAATTCTCCAGGTGCACTCTCACTTTCTCTTACTAAGAAGCTTCCACAGATCTGCTGGTGCAGTCGATTCTCGGCCACATGTCTGGAGATGCGGCCCACAAACCATCTGTGGGCGAGATAGAGGGGCACAGCAGCACTATTAGACATGAAATAAACAGCTAGAAAGGTTAACTTTAatagcattgtgtgtgtgtttatacacttTATTAGTATGTGGCAAACTAGAGGAAATTTGTGTTTAACAAACGTTGCTCTTCCGTAGCTGTTTCTGCTGAAATTCTTTATAagcaaataatgtaatattctgaaatattatgacaatttaaaacaactgttctatttgaatatttgaaatggtaaatATTCCTGTAatgttaaaactgaattttcagcagccattactccaatcttcagtgtcacatgatccttcagaaatcattctaatatactgatttaatgTTCTGCTGTTATAAATTATTCCTGATGTTCAGTTATTCTTGAAACAAGTTTtggctgcttagtatttttgtggaattcGGACTCACTAAAGGATAGAAAGTTCACAGAAAGAGAACA includes:
- the LOC109100321 gene encoding GRB2-related adapter protein-like, which translates into the protein MEAEALYNFFATESDELSFQKGDILKITNMEDDPNWYTAELVNRKGYVPKNYISLKPHKWFVGRISRHVAENRLHQQICGSFLVRESESAPGEFSMSVSYGDHVQHFKVLKDRDGYYFVWEEIFPSLNQLVDFYKTHSIAKERTVYLKDTEHTLKRPHEAQALFDYNPEHNSQLHFLRGDVIELLDCSDSQRWKGCCRGRVGFFPPEYVKPTYH